The sequence below is a genomic window from Anoplolepis gracilipes chromosome 9, ASM4749672v1, whole genome shotgun sequence.
TATTGTTATTCACGCGTCAATATcaaattgtgtaaaatttgtaatacacTTTATCCGTATGCactattgtaaattataatctaattaacCACCAGCGGCGCCATATTATCGTCATTATTCCTGCCTCTCTTAATcgattatcaaaatatctgATGGAAATCTATTTATAgcaaaatcttaaatatatataatctatcaagtttcaataaaatatatttatttttttctcttttacttcACGCtggcatttaaataaattataattttttttaattatgtaaatttatcattaatttaatattcttgacGAAAACCATCAAAGGAAGATGTTGCTTTTCACAATTTcccaaattttaattcaatatcttattaaagttatgtcttaacaatatgtatataaatgtatatgtatatttattattatatactctatttgattttattttatatggcttttttttatatttataaaattagaattagatatcgtacaattataaaatcgaCACTGAGTCAGCGTTACAATTTTATGAGTAGGATGAAGCATGAAATTTACTATCGGCGCGAAGGGTTATCTCGCCACGatagcaataaaatttcattaagcGTAACGTTGCTTACCCCGTTCGAGTTCGAAGGTTACCTTGTGCATTATGCAACCACACGCATTTATGCTATGccgaataatcataaaaatattattcttaaatcaGAAATTTGTTTAACCATCATGAAAACGATCGAGAAGTGGAAAATGAGCGATCTCTTCGGCTTCCTCTTTGAATAAGCATGCCAGCCGAAGTATCTCTTACAAGTTTcatttatagattataatcataaatattattgatcatAAATTACAAATCGGCCAGTAGCAATATTCAAATgtaaatgcaatatttcaaGAGACGATATCTTCAATCAATgtctgaattaaaaattattacatttatatttatttttgtgtaaataaaaatatacaatataaaagaactAATAtgtgagatataaataattaatttgatcagCTATATCCATTTTGCTGATctcctcccccccctctcccctAATTGTATTAGAGAATAAGTGTTTCAGCATTTTACTGTCAATGAAAACAATCAACTTTATTTTGAAACTCTTTCCAGCTGTCTCCTTTTTCAACaccttgtatgtatattcttcaattttatttttatttttatatgatatgaataattataacattacgtttttttttttttttttttttttttcattattgtataatagaaTGCATATATCaacaaaatatgcaataatcaACAAAAATCTTTCATGtaaatcagaaaatatttaaaaagaaaaattgagtaaataaatctatatgtttaataaaaattaaataaatcagtctgtaagtttaatttttaaatttcaaaattattctgactatagtttttaaaaatatgagttaaattattatgttggATGATTAAGTcttcaaatatctttttttaacgcaTTGCTATATTTTTGACATCCATTTTATCTTGTAGTGATCTTAACATACTATACTATGAGCATACCTGTGATGCCGATTCCAAATGTGCATTTCTTGTGGGTTCTGAATCATTCTCTCATTCATTTGAAgcatatctataaaaaaaagaaataaaatagtgtCTATAATACTGGAatacatacaattaataacAGCGTAATAGTAATTAGAATAACGTCATACAtactctaaataaataatttttagataaatctttttaattctgtTGATTATCTCCCAAGACTAACAGTCATTTACAAGTCTCCAATTTTACTTCCATCATATCGAAATCTATGATATAATGctcatttctaatataaattcgCGCGTTTGCATCATCttcgaattattttaaaataactcttTTCCAGAGATAATTCACAACCATGTATAGTATccaatttgtttattaattattatattatcgataaGATAGTGTCTCGATGTCAGAggtttattcataataaataaaggcTTAATGGattcaaacaatatttataaatgtatgaatAAAATCGGAAATGAATGTTACAACACAATATACTCCagtttattcttttttgcGCGCGACTCTTTCTCGCTCTTATTTTTCCAACGTCTGGAATGTgctctttttaaattacaggCTTGCCAACgtgagatttatttttgttcccACTCTCAGCTAATCTAAAGTCCCTAAATAGAGTCCCTAGAAATAGGGACTCTAGGCTGATCTGTTGTGGGCATCATTTATAGACGGAATTAGCAAtctagtattataaatattctatggTCTACTTCTCACTTATTGTCACGTGACTGATTTTAGTTCGCTGTTCGCTGCGCGCAACTTAACCTCTTTTCCAAGAGAGAGTTCGCGCACTCTGGTCACGGTTTATCGTGAgggtttgtaaaatatatatcgaatccttaaatatttctataatccgtataaaatcgaataaatgcaaATGATATACTTATTCTAACAGCTAAgctagattttttatttatgatattaaaatgcaattaatatgTGTTTAAATTTAGTGATATTAAACAGTAAGATAACCTACAaaaggacttttatgtttgtACAGGATGGCTCCAAGATATGAATTGGCCGTAGGCCTCAACAAGGGTCACAAAACGACGAAGATTCGTGTGGCGAAAAGCAAAtccgagaaagagaaaactgTCTCTATTCGGCCAGCCAGATTAAAAGGGGTTAGtataaaaacgtaaaattaatataaatatactgtaCTACACTTTTTCTCATTGTTATTACATGTTGAATTCTTTCAAgcaataagtattttataatttgttagataatattctcaatattcttttatgtacTAATTTATCctaaattttttcactttagaAACAAACCAAACACAGCAAATTTGTGAGAGATTTGATCCGTGAGGTCACAGGACATGCTCCTTATGAAAAACGTGCTATGGAGTTGCTGAAAGTGTCAAAGGATAAGCGtgctttgaaatttttgaagaGAAGGGTaagtgtatataatttttcattttttagatAAGTAATGTTAAGAACTTGCAGAATTTCTTCCTTTTCAtacaattatcttataatctgaattgttttattaagtgatatataatattgatagtAGGataaaaagtacataaaaatctttataaaatctttattgagatttttagaaaatgtttttatataaagaaagaatttctaagaaacatatatttatttataaatatgacttTTAATGTTTTAGCTGGGAACTCACATTCGTGCTAAGAGGAAGCGAGAAGAGCTTGGAAATATCCTAGTACAGATGAGGAAAGCAGCTCATCATTAAGTTttcttaaatatgtaaaacatattatttaaataaaatcaatttcaaataaaaagaaaggatattaattcagaaaaaatcaaccaacaataaatatactgcttttattattttcaaacaaaataaatcatttgatTTAAACATTTGATggcaattatttatcttttatttgtacaatCCATccttttatttcgatataaatgttctattttattcatttaataaattattaaaaattatatgaataatttttaaaaatcttcaaaCAAATAGTATATAAGATACAGAGAGGAGGTATGAATATACAAAAGTGTATgaggtaaaaaaataaaaatgtatatatatttaagataagaAATCATAAAGTAGTAAATTATAAACGAATTATAactgaaacaaaaattgatataaacgCTAACAGGGAGCAATAGtctaattttagatatatatttttaaaagtctgacaaattataataacaatatgaaGGACTTATCTTGTAAATAAgcatatctatatacatatattcacatatacatatatataaatacatacatacttatatataaaagtattgtcCCGAGTTTTCATACTTTAATTCAGTTTGAATatcattttatgcaaatttttgcgataaacttatttttaaactttatatcatataaatgtatgctttaaaaaactaaagaaaTCTTAATTCATTTAGAATCAATAATTGATAATCCATAATATGtatcagttttattatattatatatatatatatataacgaaagtttcgtttaaaaactcatgctgacatgacgtgtctccttgtttgtgttcatctcaaaattaataaccattgtttttaactaagtgacatatttaattattccatcattAAGTTCTATCTTTAAACATGTCccattggattctttcttctctttcttaatttacgtttacacttgaaaaggaccacaaccatatggttTATTTACAcgaaacgtcgtgtaaataaattgaataattttggctagtcaggtcgtttttaattaacccgttgtttataaattattactaattattttttttaatttaataaattatattagtataagACATAATCCGAAACTAGAGAGCTAAATCAAACAAGTTTCCGTGGTGTAGTGGTTATCACATCCGCCTAACACGCGGAAGGTCCCCGGTTCGATCCCGGGCggaaacatttttgtttttgcaagcgaaaacttatttatgtatatttttaaataacgtttatttaaaatatttaaaatattatttttaatctatttctgaaaatttttcaaaaaaaatgtttatacttattttttattgtcataaatattctattaatatatttttttcaaattttattagtaagaattttattaatatacatatataacaaatttaaatacaatatatatatgtatatatatatattttttttttaaattcatatttgatagcagagattgataaaatacactgaaaattttctttatatttcatggttttctctctcgatcaattttcattaattatgagTCAATCCTCACTGAAAAtgtagtgtatatatatgtatatatatatacagagagagaaagagagagaataatgaaaatatatatatatatatacagagaaagagagagagagagaataatgaagcataaagaaaattttcaatataatttatcaatttctccTATTAAacgtgaatataaaaaaattaatttatttcaatgttgCAAAAAAGTCACATGAGATAATGCCTCCGTTtaacacaattataataagaaattttacaaaaaattacatattattactattattaacaAGTATCAATAGGATTCTTTAATTGTATTCACATAAATGTCCGCAACCAGCAGGACATTGTCGGTTGCCATTAAACCACTCCCTCATATGATTTATATGACCTCCATGTGCACAACCTTGACACCACACATACATTCCACGTACAACCTGtgtataaaaaactaataagataatctttctcttatataacaattcttttgtaatttcttttactgaaattttattttattatatataacattattttattatattgtaataatcgtctgtaatcaatatttatattaattgtaatcgattattgcaatataaatctctcataagaaacttataattaacaaaaatatattttcaaagtcaaatataaaacttatatttatatgcttttatattattaaatcaatcaaatcattaaaaaagattaaagaaaatacataaaaataatgataacaatattgtataaaagaaacaaaatatttaataacagtaATACAAGATAttgcaagaaaatttaaatgataaaatttttttgaatttatcaaaaattcttttacctGATTACAAATGGAACATAGAGCATGTTCAGATGTATGACAATGATCACACAACCATGCAGACCGTTGCAACTGTTTTGTGCATGCTGCACAAGATACGTGTATCAGAGTCGATTGTTGATTTAATTGAGATATAGAGGGAATCCACGCCAATTGTATTAtctatgcaaataaaattataaaatgaaatctcTTATGcctaagttatttttatttaaataatgtgatcaatcatttattaaaaaataatatccttCAAATATGAACAGACCTGTGTAGCTATATGCCAGAGCTTAAATTTGCCAAGCATGTCCAAGTATTCCAGTATCCAATGTTCTTGTAAAGCTATTGGaagcattaaattttttctcttttctcctaGGGCAATTAACATTGATACTGTTGTTTGTACATCTCTCACTGCTGCGTGATATTCCAATGCTTCCAAGATCACGGACGTAAAATCGAACAACAATGGCTTAGGTAGAAGTGGTACTACTAATTGAGGTTGATCCTCGATTATAACGGAAGTTGAATCTTCACCGAGTTCAGTGGGATGGTTAGGAAATTGTTCCGGTGGTGGAGATCGATCTTTTATTTCGTGCCGTAAAGGAAAAGCCTCTTTCTGTAATTCTTTCGTCCATTCGTCATCCTCCATACGCATAACAGTATGTCTACTTTCGCTAGGATGTTCCAATGACACAGGCTCATATTCAGTTTCCCCA
It includes:
- the Rpl36 gene encoding large ribosomal subunit protein eL36, with the protein product MAPRYELAVGLNKGHKTTKIRVAKSKSEKEKTVSIRPARLKGKQTKHSKFVRDLIREVTGHAPYEKRAMELLKVSKDKRALKFLKRRLGTHIRAKRKREELGNILVQMRKAAHH